caccccatgattcacttccgcttccatggctccatccgctgccagatccactcctagatatctaaaacactttacttcctccagtttttctccattcaaacttacctcccaattgacttgaccctcaaccctactgtacctaataaccttgctcttattcacatttactctcaactttcttctttcacacactaccaaactcagtcaccagcttctgcagtttctcacatgaatcagcgaccagagctgtatcatcagcgaacaactgactcacttcccaagctctctcatccccaacagacttcatacttgcccctctttccaaaactcttgcattcacctccctaacaaccccatccataaacaaattaaacaaccatggagacatcacacacccctgccgcaaacctacatccactgagaaccaatcactttcctctcttcctacacgtacacgtatatatatatatatatatatatatatatatatatatatatatatatatatatatatatatatatatatatatatataagtgagcttgggaaggagacttgtgtgaggaagtaccaggagagactgagtacagaatggaaaaaggtgagaacaatggaagtaaggggattgggggaggaatgggatgtatttagggaatcagtgatggattgcgcaaaagatgcttgtggcatgagaagagtgggaggtgggttgattagaaagggtagtgagtggtgggatgaagaagtaagagtattagtgaaagagaagagagaggcatttggacgatttttgcagggaaaaaatgcaattgagtgggagacgtataaaagaaagagacaggaggtcaagagaaaggtgcaagaggtgaaaaaagggcaaatgagagttggggagagagagtatcattaaattttagggagaattaaaagatgttctggaaggaggtaaataaagtgcgtaagacaagggagcaaatgggaacttcagtgaagggcgcaaatggggaggtgataacaagtagtggtgatatgagaaggagatggagtgagtattttgaaggtttgttgaatgtgcttgatgatagagtggcagatatagggtgttttggtcgaggtggtgtgcaaagtgcgagggttagggaaaatgagttggtaaacagagaagaggtagtaaaaagctttgcggaagatgaaagccggcaaggcagcgggtttcgatggtattgcagtggaatttattaaaaaagggggtgactgtattgttgactggttggtaaggttatttaatgtatgtatgactcatggtgaggtgcctgaggattggcggaatgcgtgcatagtgccattgtacaaaggcaaaggggataagagtgagtgctcaaattacagaggtataagtttgttgagtattcctggcaatttatatgggagggtattgattgagagggtgaaggcatgtacagagcatcagattggggaagagcagtgtggtttcagaggtggtagaggatgtgtggatcaggtgtttgctttgaagaatgtatgtgagaaatacttagaaaagcaaatggatttgtatgtagcatttatggatctggagaaggcatatgatagagttgatagagatgctctgtggaaggtattaagaatatatggtgtgggaggcaagttgttagaagcagtgaaaagtttttatcgaggatgtaaggcatgtgtacgtgtaggaagagaggaaagtgattggttctcagtgaatataggtctgcggcaggggtgtgtgatgtctccatggttgtttaatttgtttatggatggggtggttagggaggtgaatgcaagagttttggaaagaggggcaagtatgaagtctgttggggatgagagagcttgggaagtgagtcagttgttgttcgctgatgatacagcgctggtggctgattcatgtgagaaactgcaaaagctggtgactgagtttggtaaagtgtgtgaaagaagaaagttaagagtaaatgtgaataagagcaaggttattaggtacagtagggttgagggtcaattcaattgggaggtaagtttgaatggagaaaaactggaggaagtgaagtgttttagatatctgggagtggatctggcagcggatggaaccatggaagcggaagtggatcatagggtgggggagggggtgaaaattctgggagccttgaagaatgtgtggaagtcgagaacattatctcggaaagcaaaaataggtatgtttgaaggaatagtggttccaacaatgttgtatggttgcgaggcgtgggctatggatagagttgtgcgcaggaggatggatgtgctggaaatgagatgtttgaggacaatgtgtggtgtgaggtggtttgatcgagtaagtaacgtaagggtaagagagatgtgtggaaataaaaagagcgtggttgagagagcagaagagggtgttttgaaatggtttggtcacatggagagaatgagtgaggaaagattgaccaagaggttatatgtgtcggaggtggagggaacgaggataagagggagaccaaattggaggtggaaagatggagtgaaaaagattttgtgtgatcggggcctgaacatgcaggagggtgaaaggagggcaaagaatagagtgaattggagcgatgtggtataccggggttgacgtgctgtcagtggattgaatcaaggcatgtgtatgggggtgggttgggccatttctttcgtctgtttccttgcgctacctcgcaaacgcgggagacagcgacaaagcaaaaaagatatatatatatatatatatatatatatatatatatatatatatatatatatatatatatatatatatatatatatatatatatatatatatatatatatatatatatggccaaagTGCAGATGTGATCGAAGTGATAGTGAAGCAGTTGTGGCCAAGGTGTCGGTGTAGTAAAGTCAGAGATGATATTGGTGCAGCTACGTCAGAGTTAGCAGGTGACAAGCAGATACCAACCAGGGACGAGCTACCGCCAAGATGGCAGCGGGCGCACTGAACCTCCTTTGCAGCAGCTGTCGACTTTCCCTCTCTTGCTCATATTGCTCTATATTTTTTTGCCTCGTATACATGGGGATTGCTGGAACTCGGTCcacaaacacattttttttccatctctcaCAATAAGTGAGGGCAGGCAATTTTCACAACTGTCCTTAATCCCTGGGGACAGATGTGTAAGAAAACTATCCATGCATCTCCTACGTGTCGTGAGAGGCGACGAATAGGGGCAGGAGTGGGGAAGTGGAGAGCCTCCTCCACTTGCACTATCGCTCTCCAAAAACAGGAACGAAAGAAGGAATCGAGCGAGGATATATACGCAAGGGCTGAGTgaggtggtgtgtctgtgtgaatataACCAGGATGAGAATAAGGAGACAGGTGTTATGTTTCATGAGAGGACCTTAGGTATTCTGGATCTGAATGGTGAAGGGAAGCGTTCCTGGTGTAAATTTTAAGCTTAACATGAAGGCTAAAACATTACGTACCTAAGCTTGTTGCAGACGTGGCCAATACATTGTACCCACTTACATTGCACATATGCCTAATGCACTATTCAAATTTGTTTCTGATACGCTCAGTGCATAGTTCGACTCGCGTTGTGCTCAATATATTGCTTAAATCCAAGTTGCTGATGTGTTCAGTGTACTGTTCCCActtgtgttgtagatgtgttCGATGCATTTTTCACATATCTTTGGCTGATGTCTCCACTCATGTTGCAGATGTGGTCGGCGTCCATGCAGGATCTGAGCCACACAGTGGAGAGGACCCTGGCTACGGGTGGGGGTGTGAGCGAAGACTGGCGCACCCCAGACCTTTCGTACATGGGTGTGACGCCCTCTCTGGGGGAAATGCTGCTACAGCACGGAGAGTTCCCAGCCTCTCCAGCCTTCACACCCATGCCAAGGTCAGTCAGGCCAGCTGCTGATTGCAGCGTACACACACATGATATGCTTTCAGATAACATTTCGTATCTAAAGATGATCCGATGGTCTtaactgaggagggagggaaatgttgAGAAGAAATGCTCACACTGCCCTTCACACCTAGGAACCTCCTTTAAGTAGGTTATGCCCTGAGAAGAATTTGAGGTAAATTGACCTGTGCCACAAGCTTCCTCTTTCCCCATGTATGTTATCAATATTTGCTGATTTGGTGAGGTTAAGAGTCAAGCCGAGATAGCACACACACCTTATCTCTCTGACTCACCACTGGAGCCAGAGGGTGGGAATGAACCGTAGCCCTTTCACAACATCCACTCGTTCAGACTTGATACCACTATGATCCATAGAACAGCTTGTTTGAATAATACCTGTGCCTTACACTGAGTTGACATCCGGGAATAACCAGCGTAACTAGGATATGAGATAAGTTTACAGACGAAAGAACCTAATACAAACGTTCATAATGTTTATTGGTGGACGAATGTATGAATGAACAGATGGATACCCAAATATAtaatctgaatatgtttgtgcATCCATAGAGTCTTTACATAATGACCCTATCACTATCAAGAATCACTAACCTGATCCAAACTTTATAAGGTTAAGCCATAAAGGAAATGCTGTGGGAAATGCTCACCCTTAGCCTGTGAGTGACTGTCAAAGCAAATTTTACGGTTCTGTTCAGtcgagatggagtgaaaaggtgaTGCTACACATCCAACGAATTTCCAGGATAAACAAGAGAAGGTCAGCATGAATCTGTTAACACGGGTCATAGAGCTAACATGTACTACGTCTCAAAGAGGATAAAAACCTCTGGACTTAGCGAAGCATGACTGATGAAGTTAATTGTTACTAACATGCAAATTGGACCTGAGCTAAGCTTGTAGAACGTTTTATTGTATAGAatataacttttatattttttctgcttctctttctGAAACAGAATGATTTCTTAATAGGATACCAAGTAACAATAATACGCCTTGTTGGATTTTGCGCTTGGCAAGTAGAGAGTCATAGTAACTTTCTCGCATCAGATGAACCACACAGTATCAGAAGTGATGATGTGCATCTCTTCCTGAAAACAGGGGAAAGAAAACTAGTGTGATATACAGCTACAATTTCTTGCATAAGATCTCACGTTAGTCTTCTCAGTCAGCGTGTTGCAAGTTTAGGGAGTGGAGGTGATGCTCCTCACCCGTAGCATGTGGCACTTTGTCCCTCCGCAGGTACCGGAGCACGCCCCTCGAGATGGATGCTGGCATCTATGGCGATTCATCTTCGATGGGGTCTCGCCACAACGACGCTTTCGCAGCCTCCGTCACCTCGTCCCTGGGCCACCAACAGCACCCTTTCGCTCAGGTGCGCTGTGGTCCACACTCCCTCGTATATGATTCCCATTGCTTTCAAAATGACATTGTCTTAGAGCAGAATAATCATATCTAATAAAGATGTAAAGGTTTTGTGATAAGCTTAAGTATCCCCAGCTTATGTTGTAAGCTCTTTGTAAAATACCAGATCGATGTAACTTGCATGAAGACCAAAAGTAAACACTCAATATTACAGTCCCTTACTTTCAGTTAATTTAACTTGATTCTTCCTGCATCTCGGTGCTGAACGGTCTAAGCTAAGAGTCCTCAGATTTAGCTTGGAGGGCACTAAAGTCTCAATGATCTTCCAGCAAATATCATATGAGTAGTATGTGCCACTATCTTTCTGTGTACCTCTCATCAGAGAGAGATGGATCAACATCTAATCTTTTTCTTCCTTATGATTGAACCACCCGAACCACACCCAGGGTGTGGGGGAGCTGACATATGGCATGTGTGGTggcgggaacaagaagtgggggcCCTTCAGCAAGTCACTCATGATGACAACCCCCGAGAACCTCTTCACTGACAACACGCCAAAGTTCAGCCTCGGTCAGCATCAGGTGAGGTAACTAGGACTATTAACTGGTGACATAGGTAAAGGCATTCATAACTGTAGGAGATTTCAGTCGGTATCCGTATTGTCACCACAAGCGTTCGAGACCAGATACTAGCAGCAGCACTGTAGCATTCGATCTCATAGCTCAGCAGTTTCCCTTGAATTAGCTAGACTGAGCTGCAGTTGATATGGGATGGGAGATACTTGTGTACAACGCTGTTCGTTACTCTTACGATGGCCGTACAACAGCTGTGCATCATCCTCAGTACATGTTTACAAGGATTGTAATGCAAAGATCATTGTTGTCTACATAGAAAAGGATTAATAATAAACGAGTGCATCTAAAGGGACAAGTGGCAAGCGATTCAGCAATGATGTTGCGCATGGGTGTGTAATGCGCGTCTGAGTTCTTTATAGTACTGAAAGCCACGAACGCATTTCCTCTGATATGATTCGGCAGAAATAGGTAAAACACAAACGTTCATTACCTTCATTATATCGGGATAAGATATTTGCTGTTCGTTATTGCATCTCTCTACCTGACTTTTGCCTGTCTCAATCTTTAGAACTAAGTGTTGATAATATTCGTATCGTCTTATGCATCCAAAGGTTGGAATAGTTGGAGATGATGTTTACAGGTACAATTATGGGTCGAGAAGTGGTAGGAAGTTGTATACAGAGCACCTCAAAGGGACTGCAGTGTATCGGGGCTgtcgctagtgtgtgtgtctagtcTTGCCATGAAACTTGAGAGGGAAGCAGAGCCAGAGTTGCTAGAGCCCTTTATCACCCATCAGCACTCGCCGTGTGTTTCACTCCAGGTTGATATATGCTTTGCATTAGTTTGCTTGGGCCATCATCCTAGATGGAAATCATACGAGTGTGGAAGTATCGTGGGCATCCCACCCTGTCAGACCTCAATAGGCTGTAGAACAAATCATCAATGTTGACATCACGATAATCCCTTAACGTAAGTATATAAAGTACTGAGTACTTCTGCTGATAATCTGATGCTTTGTCTCAGCTCAGTGAGAAGTTATCATGGTGACATTATTTATATCCAGCAACCAACCTTTGGCCAGTGATGTACCTCCCGTATACGTTCCGTGTATTCAGTATCATATCCTTCCCGCTCCTGATGATAACCAGTAACGCATCCTTTCAGTCCCTTACAGTCATTGATATACCCTCCTCGTGACTCCCTATTTACCGATTATGTATTCCCTCTTCTTGTAATTCCAGGTTGTCATTAATACATTTTCTTGATCCTCAGCCGTCGCTtgatttttcctcctccttccctcctccaaatCGCCAGCAAAAGTTACATCCTCATCGTCTCCTCTCCAACAGGGGTCTCCTGCGTCGCTGCAATCAGGAATATCGTggcgtgtgggtgatggtgaggcggcATGGACGTCGCTGTCATCGTGCTGCTACTCCTCCTCGTCCAGGAGCTCTGGCGCCTCGCTCTCCGGCAAACATTACAATACCCCGGTTGAGGCTAGCAACAACTGCTCACACCCTCAGTTTAGCGACCCTCAGTACAAAACAGCAAGGTTAGTCATCTTAGCCTTTCCTGTTACTTTATCATTCAGTTATGGGATGTCGTTCGGTTATATGTCATATGTTATATGCTTgtccttttccttttttatttgtcCTCACGATGTCTCCCATATTCTTTCCTGACGTGGTCACAACATCCACGAACGTTTGTACAACTTTGTTGTGCATTGCTTACTCTTGAGTTGGGAacatcatacatttatatatccCACTGATACCTCTGTTGTCGTTGGTAGATCTTCAGTTCATCATACCCTGTGTCTTTCCTTTGAGTTTGATCAAATTGCCCTTAAGGTAACCCATTTCCATGAGAGATGCTACGATGTAGTCACATTCTCCCTTCGGGAACTCTGGCCTACATACTCTCAGGGCTTCTAAAGCCAATCTGTTAACTACCCCAGACCTTGTCCTGTTGCCAATGCTGATAGACATTAGCAAAGTCGTCCTTAGTAATGGGTTTGCTTTATACTGAGTAACTTGGTCCTTCGTTGGCTTCCTTCATATATGGCAAACTGTAGTCTGTCATGTAGACTGTTGAGATATTGCAAGATGCCAAGTAAACCATTCTTTTTAGACGTGAGACACTAACAAGTCTTCACTGTATATGAGCCATGTCGTTTCCTTGTTCAAGATTAACTTATACTGGTCCTTCGGCTAACGAGAGGAAAGTCATAAGTTATAAGTGAGGAGCTCCTGGCCCATCAAGTGTGCTGCTGGCACTCGTCCTCAGTGAATGTGAAGAACCTAAACATGAGTTTTCCTTGGTCAGGAGAATGTTGTCATCATCTCTGCCCTCTTTAAAGCACTAGAACAACTCTTGAGTCTTCACTTTAAACGCTCAGATACTACCTGAACAATCCTTTTCACTACAGATTTTACTCATTGGGTTATCCCACTGTACATTTTGATATATTCGTGTGATGGCGTCTTAAATAGATTATGATTACATTACGGATGTTCTCGTTTTCTAAACTTCAAACACCTCACAGGTCAGCTCCGCCATATGGACGGTACCAAGAGTGGTCGGACGCGAGGTCCTCCCAGCTACCTCACAACTCCACCATAAGTGCCACCGCAGCTCCCCACAACTCCTACGCCTTTCCTTACGCCCCTCACCAACCACAAGGCAGTCGCTACATGCAGGTCACGGGTGAGGTAGGTCATCGCTTGGCACAGGCAGGGAGGGTGTTATCTTCATAACCATAGTACTGTATGCATTAAGGCCATTCATAATGGCAGTAGCTACTATGATTCATATTTTGTTAAGTTTAAAAACATGAAATTTCTGCCTCTTCATGATACTCTTCAGCATCAGGAAGCTTTATCTATCACAAGTATCATAAAGTTGACTTCACCACTCGCGGTTCACTGATGAGGAGGAAGGTTAATGTCTTTTGGTAGATGCTTGAGACGGTAAATTTACCAGTGTGACCAGGTATAAGCTTTAAATCATTTGAACAAGCTTGGCTTTATTTTCAAACAAGTGGTAGAGAGACACTTTTGATCATTTGATCAAGCTTGGTTTATTCTTGAACATATGGTAGACACAAACAGTTAATTATTTGATCAAACTTGGCTTTATTAGTGAACATGTGGTAGACATAAGCTTTTAAAAATGTGATCAAGCTTGGATTTGTTCTTGTACATATGCTAGACATAAACTTATAATCATTTGATCAAGCTTGGCTTTATTCTTTGTCACAAATTAAACATAAGCTTTTATCTGAACAAACTTTACATCATCCTTGACCATATAGAATAAGGCGTATGCCGTTACCATATGACATAAAACATTCTATTGTATCATATTCATTAGTTCCTAAGctagctcctcctcctgtaggagAAGTCAGGAGGCGGCGCCCCAGAGAAGGTGTCCCCAAGAAAGGCGCTCATCCAGGACGTGGTACTGAGGGAGTCCATCACAGCCTTCCGTTCACACCCGCTCTTCCCTTTACTCAAGGACCTCGCCGTCGCCGACAACTACTTCGATAAGGCCTCCTTCAGTGTTGGTCGGTAGATCTTGGTCGTGGGTTGTGCGTGAGCGACTCATCCTATGATGCAGGACCTAATGTTGTTGCAAGGGTGACTGGTGGTTAACATCCTGGCTGTACGGGTGACTGGTAGATTACTGTAGTGATTCGACTGGTGGTTAACATCCTGGCTGTACGGGTGACTGGTAGATTACTGTAGTGATTCATAACTGGTAGATTATTATAGTTCTAGTTCTGCTAGAGTATGGTAGATCTCCGCGTTCTGGTTGTGCTAGTGAATGGTAGATTGTTTGGTTTTACTTTAGACTGGTTTATTATAATTCTGGTTGAACTGGAGACAGGTAGATATTATGTCTGACTTTACGAGAGACTGATAGACTAGAGGTAAGGCTGTGCCTGGTGACTGATAGAATTGAGAATGAGATGACTGAAGGATGGATGTAACTGGATTATTGGTGACTGGCAGAGTGTATAGGTTGTCCTGCTGGATGGTGATTTGTCATGTGTGGTTAGATGATTATTCCTTTCGGTTGTCTAAGTCAGTAGTACATCTTTCTCTTAGTTCAGCTGGTGAGAGACCATTTAGTCTTTTCTCCATATTATATGCAATTAGTGAATCATGGTTGTGGCTACACCAGTAATTAGTAGTTTAATGTGTTTGCATTGGTGATTGGTAGAGTTCCTGGTGTACTGCTGATTGGTGAACTAATCAGTTGGTTTTACAGGTTAATCTTAGCATCAGATATAATTTTGGTCGGAGGATTAATCATGGTCGCGCTCTTGATTTCTAGATTTTATGAAAAGAGATTGATTACTGGTCATTCTAATACCTCAAGTTTCCTTCATAATACAAGTATAATAATACATTGATAGTAACgattgttttattgttttatcgAGAACACTACACCTAAATATTTCTTTTGTCTCGACTTATTGTTTTGAGTTTCTCTTGTGAAGAGAACTGCTCTTCAATCACAAACAAATGACTATCAGCGAATCCAGGTGGATGTGACTTACAGATGATGTGTGTTCTCCTCAGCCCCGTTGCTCGCCTTCTTACCGACGTCTACGGAGGAGCTGGTGTGTCTGTATAGACGGAGGAACCCGGAGGTCGGCCACGCCACGGCCATCACCCACACTCCTGCTGTCGATGCCGTCATAATGGACGCCATTGTGTAtgcccacacctctctcttaggTCAGTCGTTCATTTACAAGGGAACTGTTATCAGTGTACGGTTATCAATCCTACTGTGGCACGGTTATCAGTCCTCCTCCTATAGCATCTAGGCGCTATGGGACTGTTATCATGTCCGTAATATTTGGAGTATATTAAAAAAAGCAGGGCCGGATGtaaatatcgaaaaaaaaaatctagtgatTGCACACACTGTCTTTCCCTGGTTTAACTCGTGATCTGAATAAAGGTGTTAGAATACCTAAACCGCCATTTCCAACCCACCATTCTGGATTGAAGGCTTGTATCCGGTAAGGTAAGGCCAGGGAAAAATGACCGTTTTACTTGAGATGTAAACTCTTGTGGGTgaagcccggtaacacctatCATCTGCAGATGAAAACATGTGTAGATTTTAGacagatgtagaaaaaaaaaaaagataattgaagaTCAGCTAAAAGGGGTCCCATAGCTTGGAGCGAGTGATGTTTGAGGTACACATTGCATAGTCTTTACTGAAATGTCCGTATTTGAtattgaaactctctctctctcttcgcagtTCGACTCATTGTTTATGAGTATCGAACCTCTCACCACCAGATTGAAGTCGTCAGGTAACTCGGTCATTCTCATTTTTCTGAGATTCTACTGAAAATAATCCTCACTCTAACGGCCTTGTCTGTAGCCCCCATGTGTGACCCCCACAGGTAAGGTAACATCCCACGCGGCGAAGTTGACAGCGTCGGTGGAGTCTGAAGTGGCGGAGATGGATGCCCTTGTGGACGAGATGTGCCACAAGTACATGGGAGCGGTTCGTtcctccaccccactccacatcCTCCATGCTCTAGGGACGGAATTTCCCGATCTCTCGGGTAAttgttgttttcttt
The nucleotide sequence above comes from Panulirus ornatus isolate Po-2019 chromosome 68, ASM3632096v1, whole genome shotgun sequence. Encoded proteins:
- the LOC139747230 gene encoding uncharacterized protein; protein product: MAETSMSMDSLDASLLYLKIGDNTLENLAISLMKSTGDDGVDSGCDRSVGGAANSPLDLSRKSSPDHETEGDPYQHTFKNTRPENNNNINNNNNNNKTNISDNNHNDVNKMWSASMQDLSHTVERTLATGGGVSEDWRTPDLSYMGVTPSLGEMLLQHGEFPASPAFTPMPRYRSTPLEMDAGIYGDSSSMGSRHNDAFAASVTSSLGHQQHPFAQGVGELTYGMCGGGNKKWGPFSKSLMMTTPENLFTDNTPKFSLGQHQGSPASLQSGISWRVGDGEAAWTSLSSCCYSSSSRSSGASLSGKHYNTPVEASNNCSHPQFSDPQYKTARSAPPYGRYQEWSDARSSQLPHNSTISATAAPHNSYAFPYAPHQPQGSRYMQVTGEEKSGGGAPEKVSPRKALIQDVVLRESITAFRSHPLFPLLKDLAVADNYFDKASFSVAPLLAFLPTSTEELVCLYRRRNPEVGHATAITHTPAVDAVIMDAIVYAHTSLLGKVTSHAAKLTASVESEVAEMDALVDEMCHKYMGAVRSSTPLHILHALGTEFPDLSDANGNDKETVKDPQQQFECFMAPFSPIPPSFDASRTSPDSTASAPDSNKKSRFHGREVTDVLTAWLTEHREHPYPDDDDKLLLMQRTGLTAQQVTQWFTNARRRILPKLKADAVKE